Proteins co-encoded in one Flavobacterium fluviale genomic window:
- a CDS encoding toxin-antitoxin system YwqK family antitoxin → MKRNIFLFLLLIISVNLSSQINVVSKKIFLDSLNREATPENYIYTRVITNYSQKSARYVVTDFYKNGRKKMTGTTLDRDVLKKDGEFICYYKSGAKESVVNYSDDHKSGKEINWYENQTKKSEKQNIWDSKTKKSQTLILNFWDQNKNQTVTDGNGDYEESEGFVTQKGSIKDGLKQGSWEGNDSFRKTTFVDNYDRGILISGVSVDDKNIKTTYASLSEKATGKKSSKLKQ, encoded by the coding sequence ATGAAAAGAAACATATTCCTTTTTTTGCTTCTGATAATTTCAGTTAATCTGTCTTCGCAAATTAATGTAGTATCCAAGAAAATCTTTCTGGACTCATTAAACCGTGAAGCTACTCCCGAAAACTATATTTACACAAGAGTAATTACAAATTATTCTCAAAAAAGTGCTAGATACGTTGTTACTGATTTCTACAAAAATGGCAGAAAGAAAATGACAGGAACCACTTTAGACAGAGATGTTTTAAAAAAAGATGGAGAATTTATCTGCTATTATAAAAGTGGAGCAAAAGAATCTGTTGTAAATTATTCTGATGATCATAAATCGGGAAAAGAGATTAATTGGTACGAAAACCAAACTAAAAAATCTGAGAAACAAAATATCTGGGACTCGAAAACAAAAAAATCTCAAACTCTGATTCTTAATTTTTGGGACCAAAACAAAAATCAGACAGTAACCGATGGAAATGGGGATTATGAAGAATCTGAAGGATTTGTAACTCAAAAAGGATCAATTAAAGACGGTTTAAAACAAGGTTCTTGGGAAGGAAATGACAGCTTTAGAAAGACAACTTTTGTAGATAATTATGATCGCGGGATCTTGATTTCTGGAGTGAGCGTTGACGACAAGAACATAAAAACTACTTATGCATCTTTAAGCGAAAAAGCAACTGGTAAAAAATCTTCGAAATTGAAACAATAG
- the rpsO gene encoding 30S ribosomal protein S15, whose product MYLTKEKKEEIFAQHGGATNTGSAEGQIALFTYRIAHLTEHLKKNRHDYNTERSLVLLVGKRRSLLDYLKKKEINRYREIIKVLNIRK is encoded by the coding sequence ATGTATTTAACTAAAGAAAAGAAAGAAGAGATTTTCGCACAACACGGTGGTGCAACAAACACTGGAAGCGCAGAAGGTCAAATTGCATTGTTCACTTACAGAATCGCACACTTAACTGAACACTTGAAAAAAAATCGTCACGATTACAACACAGAGCGTTCTCTTGTCCTATTAGTAGGTAAAAGAAGATCTTTGTTGGATTACTTGAAAAAGAAAGAGATCAACAGATATCGTGAGATTATCAAAGTATTGAATATCAGAAAATAA
- a CDS encoding GAF domain-containing protein, producing the protein MTFQELEPKISAIIAGNEANRDEKLLAVCKLLNENIDYYNWVGFYFANHEAKTLHLGPYVGAETDHTVIPFGKGICGQVAESNANFVVPDVKAQDNYIACSFTVKSEIVVPLFVNGVNIGQIDIDSHVIDPFTEADERFLEFVNQEVAKLF; encoded by the coding sequence ATGACATTTCAAGAATTAGAACCAAAAATAAGCGCCATTATCGCTGGCAATGAAGCAAATAGAGACGAAAAATTATTAGCAGTGTGTAAGCTGTTAAATGAAAATATAGATTATTACAACTGGGTTGGTTTTTATTTTGCCAATCACGAAGCTAAGACTTTGCATTTAGGTCCTTATGTTGGAGCAGAAACAGATCATACTGTTATACCTTTTGGTAAGGGAATCTGTGGTCAAGTGGCAGAAAGCAATGCAAATTTTGTAGTGCCAGACGTTAAAGCGCAGGATAATTATATTGCATGCAGTTTTACGGTTAAATCTGAAATAGTAGTTCCGTTATTTGTAAATGGAGTAAATATTGGTCAAATTGATATTGACAGCCATGTTATTGATCCGTTTACAGAGGCTGACGAAAGATTTTTAGAATTTGTTAATCAAGAAGTTGCTAAACTATTCTAG
- a CDS encoding HYC_CC_PP family protein: MNLKKCTGLFLAFLLLVSNIGFAFDVHYCGGKIASVSLNTTVEPVVEKKCCGSKEKKNSCCKDKVVHFEKKSDNATFKFFFFQFAFPAVIQDYKPLAFLALPSFKKKEVLSYYSDANAPPLFKLYHQYIFYS; this comes from the coding sequence ATGAATTTGAAAAAGTGTACAGGTCTGTTTTTAGCGTTCCTTTTATTGGTTTCCAATATTGGGTTTGCTTTTGATGTACATTATTGCGGAGGAAAAATTGCTTCCGTTTCATTAAATACAACAGTAGAACCTGTTGTAGAAAAAAAATGCTGTGGATCAAAAGAGAAAAAGAATTCTTGCTGCAAGGATAAAGTAGTTCACTTTGAGAAAAAATCAGACAATGCAACTTTCAAATTCTTCTTTTTCCAATTTGCTTTTCCAGCTGTTATTCAGGACTATAAACCTTTAGCCTTTTTAGCACTTCCAAGCTTTAAAAAGAAAGAAGTTCTTTCGTATTATTCTGATGCGAATGCGCCCCCCTTATTCAAATTATACCATCAGTATATTTTCTATTCCTGA
- a CDS encoding energy transducer TonB, translated as MKQTLRLLFFILIAAKAFSQNSLAANKLIYLDSMWVPCSEDNYKYTRLVEGYYSDKKSYVYKDYYKSGKLKFIATTLDKDIMINEGQAVSYYENGNKKYTVNYVKTRKSGREFSWYENGDIKSEIDYIEDKKGKIEGKINNFWNPEKERIVADGNGYYSVKTENNEEAGKVKDGQPDGTWTGKDFKRKSSFIEIYENGKLISGITTDSLNIKHTYSTKYLQPSPKNGMDSFYSYVGKSMRIPAEARKVSGKIYMTFVVDEEGNLIDPTILKGVGYGIDENAVQLIKEAKKWNPGKNRGIPVRALYKLPITIITK; from the coding sequence ATGAAACAAACTTTACGTCTTCTCTTCTTTATTTTAATTGCAGCAAAAGCATTTTCCCAAAACTCTTTGGCGGCCAATAAACTAATTTATTTAGATTCAATGTGGGTACCATGCAGTGAGGATAATTATAAATACACAAGACTTGTTGAAGGCTATTACTCTGATAAAAAATCTTATGTTTATAAAGATTACTACAAATCTGGAAAATTAAAATTTATTGCCACGACATTAGACAAAGACATTATGATAAATGAAGGACAAGCTGTCTCTTATTATGAAAATGGAAATAAAAAATACACTGTCAACTATGTCAAGACAAGAAAATCCGGCAGAGAATTTAGCTGGTACGAAAATGGGGATATAAAATCTGAAATTGATTATATTGAAGACAAAAAAGGTAAAATTGAAGGTAAAATCAATAACTTTTGGAATCCAGAAAAAGAACGAATTGTAGCAGATGGAAATGGATATTATTCTGTTAAGACCGAAAACAACGAAGAAGCAGGCAAAGTAAAGGACGGACAACCAGACGGCACTTGGACAGGAAAGGATTTTAAAAGGAAATCGAGTTTTATTGAAATTTATGAAAATGGAAAATTAATTTCCGGCATCACCACCGATTCTTTAAACATAAAACATACGTACTCTACAAAATATCTGCAGCCAAGTCCTAAAAATGGAATGGATTCATTCTACAGCTATGTCGGAAAATCAATGCGTATTCCAGCAGAAGCAAGAAAAGTTTCTGGAAAGATATACATGACTTTTGTGGTAGATGAAGAAGGAAATTTAATTGACCCTACAATACTAAAAGGTGTAGGTTACGGCATCGATGAAAATGCTGTACAATTGATTAAAGAAGCAAAAAAATGGAATCCAGGTAAAAACAGAGGCATTCCAGTTCGGGCGCTTTATAAATTGCCAATTACAATAATTACAAAATAA
- a CDS encoding exosortase F system-associated membrane protein gives MLNNLRENKFKIFIALVVVICFALIRAFEKQLFYDPFLSFFKNDFHNLPYPQVEISKLFFGLFFRYLLNSVLSLILIYALFQDRDILKFSLFIYILFLIVLLGMFYIILECFPDAGWLLFYVRRFIIQPILVLLFIPGFYYQLQNSKK, from the coding sequence ATGCTAAATAATTTAAGAGAGAATAAGTTTAAAATTTTCATTGCACTAGTTGTCGTAATATGCTTTGCTTTGATAAGAGCATTTGAAAAACAATTGTTTTACGATCCTTTTTTGAGCTTTTTTAAAAATGATTTTCATAATCTGCCTTATCCGCAGGTTGAGATATCAAAACTCTTTTTCGGACTCTTTTTCCGTTATTTATTAAATTCTGTTTTGTCTTTAATCTTGATTTATGCATTATTTCAGGATCGCGATATTTTAAAATTTAGTTTGTTCATATATATATTATTTCTAATTGTGCTTTTGGGAATGTTTTATATAATATTAGAATGTTTCCCAGATGCAGGCTGGCTTTTATTCTATGTAAGAAGATTCATAATTCAGCCTATTTTAGTGTTACTTTTTATTCCTGGATTCTATTATCAGCTCCAGAATTCAAAAAAATAA
- the xrtF gene encoding exosortase family protein XrtF, with product MKKYLVQFKPFLLFVSIFFLTYIVLTLLYKFYLNSYQANDLDGVSMITGANTEQLLQFFNYDVSIQKSIQDPWLKIIINEKYVARITEGCNAVSVMILFVSFVAAFSGKFKKTLLFILFGLISIYILNVIRIALLTVLVFYFPAQNDFLHGVVFPLIIYGYVFVLWIFWINRFSKYAK from the coding sequence TTGAAAAAATATTTAGTTCAGTTTAAGCCATTTTTACTTTTTGTAAGCATCTTTTTCTTGACATATATTGTTCTGACTTTGCTTTATAAATTCTATTTAAACAGTTATCAAGCCAATGACCTTGACGGTGTGAGCATGATTACGGGCGCCAATACAGAGCAGTTGCTGCAGTTTTTTAATTACGATGTCAGTATTCAAAAAAGCATTCAGGATCCGTGGTTAAAAATTATAATTAACGAAAAATATGTAGCACGTATAACAGAAGGTTGTAATGCCGTGAGCGTAATGATTCTTTTTGTTTCTTTTGTTGCTGCCTTTTCTGGAAAGTTTAAAAAGACTTTATTATTTATTCTCTTTGGGCTTATCTCTATTTACATTTTGAATGTTATTAGAATTGCACTTTTAACGGTTCTGGTATTTTATTTTCCAGCACAAAATGACTTTCTTCACGGAGTTGTATTTCCATTAATTATTTATGGATATGTTTTTGTTTTATGGATTTTCTGGATTAATAGATTTTCAAAATATGCTAAATAA